A single Arachidicoccus sp. BS20 DNA region contains:
- a CDS encoding sialate O-acetylesterase produces MKRKFISVAAYIILAVLFLILIVLGTYVYRYDSISFINRLKAETTTYGLFRTKANQNDLKLNSDSTFVIMVFGQSNSANSSTYYYRPIHKIYNFYNGNFYIAKEPLLGRQSGLGGSVWTMLGDKLIDAHLCNNVIFVPIGIGGTKIELWDSGYCHKILINTLKQLQQKKIKLTHIIWHQGEANSRRTTENNYKNHLLNIFNTVRQYGQTAPIYCSIASYTPSDELISTKDLDSNITNAQKEVINSTPNVLAGPDTDSLILGAYRNGPHFTKTGLEAFSSLLLNAIKDSSEIIKN; encoded by the coding sequence ATGAAGCGAAAATTTATCAGCGTTGCAGCGTATATTATTCTTGCCGTCTTATTTTTAATATTAATAGTTTTAGGAACGTACGTGTACAGGTATGACAGCATATCGTTTATCAACAGATTGAAAGCAGAGACTACTACTTATGGATTATTCAGAACGAAAGCCAATCAGAACGATTTAAAATTAAATTCAGATTCTACATTTGTCATAATGGTTTTCGGACAGTCCAATTCTGCCAATTCAAGTACATATTATTATCGACCTATTCATAAAATATACAATTTCTATAACGGAAATTTTTATATAGCCAAAGAGCCTCTTCTCGGACGGCAATCAGGACTGGGTGGAAGTGTGTGGACGATGCTGGGCGATAAGCTGATAGACGCTCACTTATGCAATAATGTAATTTTTGTACCGATAGGAATCGGCGGAACAAAAATAGAATTATGGGATTCCGGGTATTGCCACAAGATTTTGATAAATACCTTAAAACAATTACAGCAGAAAAAAATTAAACTGACACATATAATATGGCATCAGGGAGAAGCTAATTCAAGAAGAACTACGGAAAATAATTATAAAAACCATCTGTTAAATATTTTCAATACAGTAAGACAATACGGGCAAACTGCACCCATTTATTGCAGCATAGCATCCTATACGCCAAGTGATGAACTTATAAGCACTAAAGACTTAGACAGCAATATTACAAATGCACAAAAAGAAGTGATTAATTCAACTCCAAATGTTCTTGCCGGACCTGATACAGATTCTTTAATTTTAGGAGCTTACAGGAATGGACCTCACTTTACAAAAACAGGATTGGAAGCATTCTCCTCTTTACTGCTGAATGCAATCAAAGACTCAAGTGAAATAATTAAAAACTAA
- a CDS encoding TonB-dependent receptor: protein MFSFFFSAKLFAQENNAFISGRIFDENQHPLSNIFVHIKENAQGIYSNDSGYFKLSVPAEMPVKIEFSAANYNSLEKIFFIEKNQTQTVTIFITEKNTTLADVTVSSEKQRQQTGLIEISPDKAILNPSPVNGIEGLIKTLVGSNNELTSQYSVRGGNYDENLVYVNGFEIYRPFLVSSGQQEGLSFINPMLTQNVQFYTGGFQAKYGDKMSSALDVTYIHPTENHGQAYVSLLEQGLSFEGLSKNKKFTYVVGVRNRDNSNVTKSQPTQGSYIPSSADAQALLTYSFSKKFSMELLGNYSKTKFTFYPQSEQLMASVFSPLYVADYGANIDFTGSEKDKYTTNFAGLTFIHKPNNKFTLKYLFGYFRDNERQNTDITGSYIFGNRDANGNIDTDPDNLLGEGSTQNFARNNLKIDLWSAQHLGSYNGGKNFIQWGAKAERQTVSSLMNQWTYSDSAGYSLPHTGTQVLMSNVLQNNEHLDITRFSGFAQDNILFNDSSAYTLQVGARFNYNNLNKEFLVSPRVGFSFKPKNWQKDVVFKASAGIYDQPPFYREMIAFDGSVNTQLKAQKSWQAVVGVDYNLKVFDRPARWTTEAYYKNMWDVDPYDINNVNIQYYANNDAKAYAYGIETRLFAQLVKDADSWLSLGIMRTKENISGLNYTDYLNAEGETITASSQDKVVADSATRSVGWVRRPTDRLVTFGMFFQDYLPQNKNFKVYLNTLFGTNMPYNIPGSTRYRNALEIPSYLRVDIGFSALLLDAARKQRSHSPFLGVKNIWASLEVFNLINHDNTISYTLLKSFDNETYALPNRLTPRLLNFKIVANW from the coding sequence TTGTTTAGCTTTTTCTTTTCTGCCAAGCTCTTTGCGCAGGAAAACAACGCTTTTATTTCGGGAAGAATTTTTGACGAAAACCAACATCCTTTATCCAATATTTTTGTGCATATCAAAGAAAATGCGCAAGGCATTTACAGCAACGACAGCGGATATTTTAAATTGTCCGTTCCGGCGGAAATGCCCGTGAAGATTGAGTTTTCGGCGGCGAATTATAATTCGTTGGAAAAAATATTTTTTATAGAAAAAAATCAAACACAAACTGTAACTATTTTTATTACAGAAAAAAATACCACGCTTGCCGATGTTACGGTTTCATCTGAAAAACAACGGCAACAAACAGGTTTGATTGAGATTTCGCCTGATAAAGCAATTCTCAATCCGTCGCCGGTAAACGGCATCGAAGGCTTAATCAAAACATTGGTCGGCAGTAACAACGAATTGACTTCGCAATATTCCGTGCGCGGCGGAAACTACGATGAGAACCTCGTTTATGTGAATGGTTTTGAAATTTATCGTCCGTTTCTGGTCAGCAGCGGACAGCAGGAAGGGCTGAGTTTTATCAACCCGATGCTTACGCAAAATGTACAATTTTATACCGGCGGATTTCAGGCAAAGTATGGCGACAAAATGAGTTCCGCGTTGGATGTAACCTATATTCATCCTACGGAAAATCACGGACAGGCTTATGTGAGTTTGCTTGAACAAGGCTTGAGTTTCGAAGGTTTGAGCAAGAATAAAAAGTTCACTTATGTTGTCGGTGTACGCAATCGGGACAATAGTAATGTTACAAAAAGCCAGCCTACGCAAGGCAGTTATATTCCGTCTTCGGCAGATGCGCAGGCGTTGCTTACATACAGTTTCAGTAAGAAATTCAGTATGGAATTGTTGGGCAATTATTCCAAAACAAAATTTACTTTTTACCCGCAATCGGAGCAATTGATGGCGAGCGTTTTCTCGCCTTTGTATGTTGCCGATTACGGCGCAAATATTGACTTTACCGGCTCAGAGAAAGATAAGTATACCACCAACTTTGCAGGATTAACTTTCATTCACAAGCCAAATAATAAGTTTACTTTAAAATATTTGTTCGGCTATTTCCGCGATAACGAACGGCAAAATACCGACATCACAGGCTCCTATATTTTCGGCAACCGCGATGCTAACGGCAACATTGATACCGACCCGGATAACTTGCTTGGCGAAGGTTCTACACAAAATTTTGCAAGAAATAATTTGAAAATAGACCTGTGGTCGGCGCAGCATTTGGGAAGTTACAACGGCGGAAAAAACTTCATTCAATGGGGCGCAAAAGCAGAACGACAAACGGTTTCGAGCCTGATGAATCAATGGACGTACAGCGATTCCGCAGGCTATTCTTTGCCGCACACGGGCACGCAGGTTTTGATGAGCAATGTGTTACAGAATAATGAGCATCTCGACATTACACGCTTCAGTGGATTTGCTCAGGACAATATTTTATTCAACGATTCTTCGGCTTATACATTGCAGGTGGGCGCAAGATTTAATTATAATAATCTGAATAAAGAATTTCTCGTTTCGCCGCGCGTAGGATTTTCTTTCAAGCCGAAAAACTGGCAAAAAGATGTGGTGTTCAAAGCCTCTGCAGGCATTTATGACCAGCCGCCGTTTTACCGCGAAATGATTGCGTTTGACGGCAGCGTGAACACACAACTGAAAGCGCAAAAAAGCTGGCAAGCCGTTGTAGGCGTAGATTACAACTTAAAAGTTTTTGACCGTCCGGCGCGCTGGACAACCGAAGCTTATTACAAAAATATGTGGGACGTGGACCCTTACGACATCAACAATGTGAACATTCAATACTATGCAAATAATGATGCAAAGGCTTATGCTTACGGCATCGAAACGCGCTTGTTTGCACAGCTCGTAAAAGATGCGGACAGTTGGCTGAGCCTCGGTATTATGCGCACGAAAGAAAATATTTCGGGATTAAATTATACCGATTATCTGAATGCCGAAGGCGAAACAATTACGGCATCTTCACAAGATAAAGTTGTCGCAGACAGCGCAACGCGTTCCGTAGGTTGGGTGCGTCGACCAACGGACAGGTTGGTAACTTTCGGAATGTTCTTTCAAGATTACCTGCCGCAGAATAAAAATTTTAAAGTGTATCTCAACACGTTGTTCGGCACGAATATGCCGTACAATATTCCCGGAAGTACACGTTACAGAAATGCATTGGAAATTCCTTCGTACCTGCGTGTAGACATTGGTTTCAGCGCATTGCTGTTGGATGCCGCGCGCAAGCAAAGAAGTCATTCGCCGTTTCTCGGCGTTAAGAATATTTGGGCGAGTCTGGAAGTGTTCAACTTAATCAACCACGACAATACGATTAGTTATACTTTACTCAAATCTTTTGATAACGAAACGTATGCCTTGCCCAATCGCTTAACGCCGAGATTATTGAATTTTAAAATAGTGGCGAATTGGTAA
- a CDS encoding helix-turn-helix domain-containing protein codes for MRDEHSLQLFGQNLKKIRTEKKLSQEQLANSCDLPISQIGRIERGEINTSLSHAFLIAKTMGIHPKQLFDFDSSN; via the coding sequence TTGAGAGACGAGCACAGTTTGCAATTATTCGGTCAAAATCTGAAAAAGATTAGGACTGAAAAGAAGTTGTCTCAAGAGCAATTAGCCAATAGCTGTGATTTGCCCATTTCCCAAATCGGCAGAATCGAGCGAGGCGAAATCAACACTAGTTTAAGCCATGCTTTTTTAATTGCCAAAACAATGGGCATACATCCGAAACAGTTGTTTGATTTTGATTCTTCCAACTAA
- a CDS encoding histidine-type phosphatase: protein MNILKFFIAVNISCLLCCGNIHAQYNYAGTKSPYNFQPQNYTSAPSGYKPVFIEYTGRHASRFFTKPGADMDLLKIMEQKNLTPLGKKILIAVKKIYAVQKNEYGNITLSGKDELRGIGERMRENYPSVWQGRGVDVVWTNELRTHQSEAAFMQGFGKYDSSKIHIASPPDSLNDALRFWNISSAYKKYKKGSLIKSKMDSLLQNPRTIQVSKNICSRVFKSFDTANAWELTQNLYDLYCIYPLMKKEIAAKGWSGSDFTILAKAFTTKDLQWLDFVNMAEDFYEKGPGENINGIQIKIAAPLLADFLNSIDTAIQQPSSLDAKLNFTHAEAISPFATIMEIPQASHTSTSVFDYAKNWHAEKIMQMASNIQWILYSNGNAYLVKVLHNEQEVHLPISTTTFPYYKWKDVKDFYTKKLQSFGIDEHTDLHEYLLKLRN from the coding sequence ATGAATATCTTGAAATTTTTTATTGCAGTCAATATTTCGTGCCTCTTGTGTTGTGGAAATATTCATGCGCAATACAATTATGCCGGCACCAAATCGCCGTACAATTTTCAACCACAAAACTATACGTCTGCGCCTTCAGGCTACAAGCCTGTGTTTATAGAATATACCGGTCGCCACGCTTCACGATTTTTCACAAAACCCGGCGCTGACATGGATTTGCTGAAAATAATGGAGCAAAAAAATCTGACGCCGTTAGGCAAAAAAATTTTGATTGCCGTAAAAAAAATATATGCTGTTCAAAAAAATGAGTACGGAAATATTACACTTTCGGGTAAAGATGAATTGCGCGGAATCGGAGAAAGAATGAGAGAAAATTATCCTTCCGTTTGGCAGGGCAGAGGCGTTGATGTTGTGTGGACAAATGAATTGAGAACACACCAAAGTGAAGCAGCTTTTATGCAAGGTTTCGGCAAATACGATTCATCGAAAATTCATATTGCTTCGCCGCCCGATTCTCTGAATGATGCGCTGAGATTTTGGAATATTTCTTCCGCATACAAAAAATATAAAAAAGGAAGTCTTATAAAATCAAAAATGGATTCATTACTCCAAAACCCACGCACCATACAGGTTTCAAAGAATATATGTTCGCGCGTGTTTAAAAGTTTCGATACTGCAAATGCATGGGAACTCACGCAAAATTTATATGACTTGTATTGCATTTACCCTTTGATGAAAAAAGAAATTGCGGCAAAAGGCTGGAGTGGAAGTGATTTTACAATTCTCGCAAAAGCTTTTACCACAAAGGATTTGCAATGGTTAGATTTTGTAAACATGGCAGAAGATTTTTATGAGAAAGGACCGGGCGAAAATATCAACGGCATACAAATAAAGATAGCTGCGCCTTTGCTGGCGGATTTTTTAAATTCCATTGATACGGCAATTCAGCAACCGAGCAGCCTGGATGCGAAACTGAATTTTACACATGCCGAAGCTATTTCTCCTTTTGCAACGATTATGGAAATTCCGCAGGCAAGCCATACTTCAACTTCTGTTTTTGACTATGCCAAAAACTGGCATGCGGAAAAAATTATGCAAATGGCATCCAACATTCAATGGATTTTATACAGTAATGGAAATGCTTATCTGGTAAAGGTTCTGCACAATGAGCAAGAAGTTCATTTGCCGATTTCTACCACGACTTTTCCTTATTACAAATGGAAAGACGTGAAAGATTTTTACACAAAAAAATTACAATCTTTCGGTATTGATGAGCATACAGATTTACACGAATATTTGCTGAAACTAAGAAATTAG
- a CDS encoding TonB-dependent receptor domain-containing protein produces the protein MKRITTLLSVFSILAIHSGFTQNAAGITDFKGTVIDGKTHEPLQGASITLINPGNPSQKMFSFSGLNGSFIVRNIPDGNYHLRVSYVGYIADSEDVSLDLAAIAENKTIALAQEEKPNTTDVVVYSHRYSSEQASFLADKNSNIIQNSISARAIELSPDLSVANTAQRISGVSLERSTNGEGQYVIIRGMDKRYIYTLVNGIKIPSPDNKNRYVPLDIFPNDLLERLEIFKSLTPNMEGDAIGGAINMVMKDAPSKFSVTANLGAGYASGSKDFNKFSHYPSLDASPRSLYGSDYQASLKDFPYNMFSHTVKSTPVATQGNFTLGGRLFNNKLGIIVGGSYLNNYKNVKSLFFEQNTESNNGPQISSEDRRNYSIRQQRTGLQGKLDYQFNQNNKIALFGMWTSLQKYEYKFAADTNLILGRAILPGTGRVSLSWKDVYEKQQIANATLTGNHIIANNFTINWIGAYSKAILNRPDEGTLSANNQVVASNGSLVATPVNLDDKTSREFTHSSDEDKSGYLNLTYKSTFGNTHIDWSAGGMYRNKTRHSEYDDYRFTPDGNFGYEGYVTGHSFIIGNPQGSATNALNYDAKENVGAAYAMATLDWNDKLHIVGGVRYEHTYFNWENNVPPTADTGHTGIIKYYDILPSANIKYSLNKNQALRLSYYAAISRPNFYEVVPHILQEAEDDYAEEGNPHLKHSTSNNFDLKYEYYFTGIDEILAGVFYKRIKNPIEYALANEKQGLFYKAENFGNASNYGFELDATKYFRWFGIKANYTYTNSRITTSKVVRSTGEMKDETRPMQGQAKHIANLSLLYKDDNKVGLNAQLALNYTSKRINTVSEFYNEDVWQKGFTQLDFSVEKRVVKHWYIYAKVNNILNTPYQLYVPQAYTGGLEIPVPHQTVGKNIFIRKDTYGQNYLLGIKFKF, from the coding sequence ATGAAACGAATTACTACACTGCTTTCGGTTTTTTCAATTTTGGCTATTCATTCGGGCTTCACCCAAAACGCTGCGGGAATAACGGATTTCAAAGGAACTGTTATTGACGGGAAAACACACGAGCCTTTGCAGGGCGCTTCGATTACGCTGATTAATCCGGGTAATCCGTCTCAGAAAATGTTTTCTTTTTCCGGCTTAAACGGAAGTTTCATTGTAAGAAATATTCCTGATGGGAATTATCATTTACGAGTTTCTTATGTTGGTTATATTGCAGACTCGGAAGATGTTTCGCTCGATTTAGCGGCAATAGCGGAAAACAAAACCATTGCATTGGCGCAGGAAGAAAAACCAAACACTACAGATGTGGTGGTTTACAGTCATCGTTACAGTTCCGAGCAGGCGTCTTTTTTGGCAGATAAAAATTCAAATATTATCCAGAACTCAATATCGGCGCGGGCTATTGAGCTTTCGCCTGATTTGTCCGTAGCAAATACAGCACAACGTATTTCGGGCGTTTCTCTCGAAAGAAGCACCAACGGCGAAGGGCAGTACGTGATTATCCGTGGTATGGACAAACGTTATATTTATACGTTGGTAAACGGCATCAAAATTCCAAGTCCCGACAATAAAAACCGTTACGTTCCTCTGGATATTTTCCCGAATGATTTGTTGGAAAGACTGGAAATTTTTAAATCGCTCACACCGAATATGGAAGGCGATGCCATCGGCGGCGCGATAAACATGGTAATGAAAGATGCACCTTCAAAATTTTCCGTAACGGCAAATCTCGGCGCAGGCTATGCAAGCGGAAGCAAGGACTTTAATAAGTTCAGCCATTATCCAAGCCTTGATGCTTCGCCGAGAAGTTTGTATGGTTCAGACTATCAGGCAAGCCTGAAAGATTTTCCCTACAATATGTTCAGCCACACTGTCAAATCCACGCCTGTTGCTACGCAAGGCAATTTTACTTTGGGCGGAAGACTGTTCAACAACAAGCTTGGCATTATTGTTGGCGGCAGCTACCTGAACAATTACAAAAACGTTAAGTCTCTTTTCTTTGAGCAAAATACCGAAAGCAACAACGGACCTCAAATTTCGTCGGAGGACAGAAGAAATTATTCTATTCGCCAGCAAAGAACAGGTTTGCAGGGAAAACTGGATTACCAATTTAACCAAAATAACAAAATCGCCCTGTTCGGTATGTGGACTTCGTTGCAGAAATATGAATATAAATTTGCGGCAGACACTAATTTAATATTGGGACGCGCTATACTGCCCGGCACAGGTCGTGTATCATTATCGTGGAAAGATGTTTATGAAAAACAACAAATAGCTAATGCCACGCTAACCGGCAATCATATTATTGCCAATAATTTTACTATCAACTGGATTGGCGCTTATTCAAAAGCAATATTGAATCGTCCCGATGAAGGTACTTTGAGCGCCAATAATCAGGTAGTTGCTTCAAACGGTTCTTTGGTGGCAACTCCGGTAAATCTGGATGATAAAACAAGCCGTGAATTTACCCACAGTTCCGATGAAGACAAAAGCGGTTATCTCAACTTAACATATAAATCAACATTTGGCAATACGCATATTGACTGGAGCGCGGGTGGAATGTACCGCAACAAAACAAGACACAGCGAGTATGACGATTACAGGTTTACACCCGACGGAAACTTTGGATATGAAGGCTATGTTACGGGTCATTCATTTATCATTGGTAATCCGCAAGGCTCTGCTACTAATGCGCTGAATTATGATGCTAAAGAAAATGTAGGCGCAGCTTACGCAATGGCAACGCTCGACTGGAACGATAAACTGCATATTGTAGGCGGTGTTCGTTACGAACATACTTATTTCAACTGGGAAAATAATGTGCCCCCGACTGCCGATACTGGACATACAGGGATAATAAAATATTACGATATATTGCCAAGTGCCAATATCAAATATTCTCTGAATAAAAATCAGGCATTGCGCTTGTCTTATTATGCAGCTATTAGTCGTCCGAATTTTTACGAAGTTGTTCCGCACATATTGCAGGAAGCGGAGGACGATTACGCAGAAGAAGGCAACCCGCATTTGAAACATTCTACCTCCAACAACTTTGATTTAAAATACGAATATTATTTTACGGGTATTGATGAAATATTGGCAGGCGTGTTTTACAAAAGAATCAAAAATCCGATTGAATATGCTTTAGCTAACGAAAAACAAGGCTTATTCTATAAGGCAGAAAACTTTGGTAATGCTTCTAATTATGGCTTTGAACTGGATGCCACCAAATATTTCAGATGGTTCGGCATAAAGGCAAATTATACTTATACCAATTCGCGCATTACAACCTCCAAAGTTGTACGCAGTACCGGCGAAATGAAAGACGAAACACGTCCGATGCAAGGACAGGCAAAGCATATTGCCAATCTTTCTTTGTTGTATAAAGATGATAACAAAGTAGGCTTGAATGCTCAGTTGGCTTTAAATTATACCAGCAAACGCATCAACACAGTCTCTGAGTTTTATAATGAAGATGTATGGCAAAAAGGATTTACGCAGTTGGATTTTTCCGTTGAAAAAAGAGTCGTAAAACACTGGTACATATATGCCAAAGTGAATAATATTCTTAATACACCTTACCAGTTGTATGTACCACAGGCATACACAGGCGGCTTGGAAATTCCGGTTCCGCACCAGACTGTCGGTAAAAATATATTCATCAGGAAAGACACTTACGGGCAGAATTATTTGCTCGGTATAAAATTCAAATTTTAA
- a CDS encoding right-handed parallel beta-helix repeat-containing protein, protein MKRNIINYKLIISVLAVCAAFASCDKELETYIQPLQINQSQGITSDTLSGTVKGTLISGKTYYFKSDITINEGDTLYMEAGSKLISLGDGASAETSPQITCNGTFISIGTEDQPNFITVSDDLRKAENAGKGYWGGIQCGANSGDLILKWTHLEFAGGPAGINNDPEIFESGDPRNSFTYTNPTGNVIVEDSWFYGTKDDGFRIIHGNVSIMRNTFENCGTTGGDVVNIKNNSFGDVAYNLIIGGATNGFKISNSGGGTETNIFLYNNTILNSGFRQSKGGRGGSIDYEKGASGKIYNNIIINCRYGLRITPDADYANISHNNQFYYADAQSLIDQFADQDSYADDRVLGNKDIAGSAPNTNLPNFISYDVNQFDYSKYDVPATPLTASQMPLGIVTAEGYDFNLLPGSPALGKGDASGQPMKTVPQGGTLGASETAPSVDLGAYPSNGNGNKHLGSSLDAG, encoded by the coding sequence ATGAAACGAAATATTATAAATTATAAACTTATTATTTCGGTATTGGCAGTATGCGCAGCCTTTGCTTCCTGCGACAAAGAATTAGAAACATACATTCAGCCGCTTCAAATCAACCAGTCGCAAGGCATCACAAGCGATACGTTGAGCGGCACGGTAAAAGGAACTTTAATCAGTGGCAAAACATATTATTTCAAAAGCGATATTACCATTAACGAAGGCGATACGCTGTATATGGAAGCGGGTTCAAAACTCATTTCGCTCGGCGATGGCGCGAGCGCCGAAACAAGTCCGCAAATTACCTGCAACGGCACTTTTATCAGCATCGGCACGGAAGACCAACCGAATTTTATTACCGTTTCCGACGATTTGCGTAAAGCCGAAAATGCAGGCAAAGGTTATTGGGGCGGCATTCAGTGCGGCGCCAATAGTGGCGACCTTATTTTGAAATGGACGCATCTTGAATTTGCCGGCGGACCCGCAGGCATTAACAACGACCCTGAAATATTTGAAAGCGGCGACCCGCGCAATAGCTTTACTTATACCAACCCGACCGGGAACGTAATTGTTGAAGATTCATGGTTTTACGGTACAAAAGACGATGGTTTCCGCATCATTCACGGCAACGTGAGCATTATGCGCAACACTTTTGAAAACTGTGGCACCACGGGCGGCGATGTTGTGAATATTAAAAATAATTCTTTTGGCGATGTGGCGTATAATTTAATCATTGGCGGCGCTACCAACGGCTTCAAAATTTCCAACAGCGGCGGCGGCACGGAGACAAATATTTTCTTGTACAACAATACGATTCTTAATTCAGGTTTTCGCCAGTCGAAAGGCGGACGCGGCGGTTCTATCGATTATGAAAAAGGCGCATCTGGAAAAATTTATAACAATATCATCATCAACTGCCGTTACGGATTACGCATAACACCGGATGCAGACTATGCGAACATTTCGCATAATAATCAGTTTTATTATGCCGATGCACAATCTTTGATTGACCAATTTGCCGACCAGGACAGTTATGCAGATGACCGCGTTTTGGGCAATAAGGATATTGCAGGCTCCGCACCGAATACTAACCTTCCGAACTTTATTTCTTACGATGTCAACCAATTCGATTATTCAAAATATGATGTTCCGGCAACGCCTCTGACAGCATCACAAATGCCTTTGGGAATTGTAACTGCCGAAGGTTATGATTTTAATTTATTGCCTGGAAGCCCGGCGTTAGGCAAAGGCGATGCAAGCGGACAGCCGATGAAAACCGTGCCGCAAGGCGGTACGTTGGGTGCGTCGGAAACCGCTCCCAGTGTGGATTTGGGCGCGTATCCTTCCAATGGGAATGGTAATAAACATTTAGGTTCAAGTTTGGATGCCGGGTAA